The DNA segment GCACGATGACCATCACCTGCGACCGGCTGCGCGATGTGGCTTTCTCCGCGCCCTACTTCAAGACCGGCCAGCAGCTCCTGGTCCCCGACGCCTCCGGCATCAAGGGCTACGACTCCACACTGGCCGGCAAGAAGGTCTGCACGGCGGCCGGTTCGACCGCGTACAGCAGGCTGAAGGCGGACCGGGAGCGCAAGGCGCTCCCCGCGACCACGGACTTCTCCGCGACCGTGCCCAACCAGCTGGACTGCCTGGTCAGGCTCCAGCTCGGCGAGGCGGACGCGGTGGTCACCGACGGCGCGCTGGCCGCCAGCCAGGCCGCGCAGGACCCCACGGTGAGGGTGCTGGGCAAGCCGTTCACCACCGAGTACTACGGCGTGGCGATGAAGAAGGACGCCACCGACCTCGTACGCCGCGTCAACCGCGTGCTGGTGGACTACCGGTCCGACGGCTGGCAGGCGTCGTACGACAAGTGGCTGTCGGCCACACTGGGCGGGGACGCGCGGTCCTCCAGACCGCCCGCCCCGAAGTACCTGCGCGAGAGCTGAAGTACGCACGGGCCGGATGGACCACACAGCAGCGAGAGGTGATCGATGGGCGTCACGGACCCCGCCGGGCCGGTGATGGACCGGGACGAGGTGGACCGTGCGCTGGCGCGGCTCGGCCAGGAGCACGAGGCCGTCGAGACCTCGCTGTTCGCGCTCCAGGACCACGCCGGCCGCCGCCTCCTCGAAGGCGCGGAGCTGACCGGTGTGACCAAGGAG comes from the Streptomyces seoulensis genome and includes:
- a CDS encoding glutamate ABC transporter substrate-binding protein, coding for MEAARMRTRLRGWGGVGAMAVLCALALAFALLLPRTQAHPASGAAPAGRSLADGRPARADDCQEPSAQNRTPAPSGADGPTIDAIKARKGDRRKLVVGIDQNSYRWGYRNPNTEGAELEGFDIDLVHRIAKDILGSPDDVQFKAIPTSQRIPAIQDGTVDMVVRTMTITCDRLRDVAFSAPYFKTGQQLLVPDASGIKGYDSTLAGKKVCTAAGSTAYSRLKADRERKALPATTDFSATVPNQLDCLVRLQLGEADAVVTDGALAASQAAQDPTVRVLGKPFTTEYYGVAMKKDATDLVRRVNRVLVDYRSDGWQASYDKWLSATLGGDARSSRPPAPKYLRES